The Magnolia sinica isolate HGM2019 chromosome 11, MsV1, whole genome shotgun sequence DNA window TCTAATAAGAATAATATTGTCCACATATAGAgatatgattaaaaacttcttccaaAATATTTTCATATAGATACAATGGTCTTCCCCATTCGTGACAAACCCAAAGATAGTTACTATTTTATAGAATTTCATGCACCATAGATGTGAATATTATTTTAGCACATATATGTTTTTACTTGATGGGAATACTTTATTCTCAtgatatgagattcatgttctacTAGAACCTTCCGAACGTCTATGTTTTATATCGAGATCAGCTAGATTTTCAATTGTCGATCGTGCTCATATTTTTGTACCACAACGACCCGAGACAAATACCCTAGTGACCGCACAACACTGTGAGACACGCCTGAGTTTAAGAGATATGCGCATGTGTGTAAATCAAGGCTGacgcacatgtgtggcatgtacccCACTTGCAAGTATCTAAGGAATATTTCTCACCCATGTGAAATTACAACTACTACTACTTTTGGCAAATGACATGTCATACCCCCaggcctttttctttttcaaagacATCATTACCTTGCCTTTGAAAAAGTCCTAAATACCCCTACACAAGCTACTAAAGTAACCCCTAGACTACCCAAAATGCCCCTATATTTTATTTCCCCTATGCCATGGTACAACAaagtcaaacaaacccatccccaTCCCCCTTTTTTCTCATACAACCCCGCCTCTCTCCTATGCAATCCTCTTCCCCATATCATTCTCTCCCCAGGATGCCtacaatctctctctcatttttcccatTGTAACAAAAGATATCCAAATAAAAATCCCTCATACGTAGGAGCTCTTCAATGAggagagaaataaaagaaaagataaataaaggaaagaaagaaaaaatgagagaagaaagcaagggaaaaagAGGAAGAGGAATATTGAGCTTGGAATCTCCATCAATAGAGATCCCAACCTACCTTTGAAGCCATGTAAAGATCCTAGCCGATGATGGTGAGTGCATGATATACAATTGTCACCATGTAGCGCAATGCTTCCCTTTGGTTTCTTTATTTGTATGTGTTGTTGGGaggaaggaggtgggccccattctGATTTGTGAGGTTTGGGGGCCATCATCTACCCCATTATGACTGTCCATGTGGGTCTCACGATACAATAAGCCAAACTGTGTGAATAGCCCGAAGACGCTCCCTTATGGGATAGATGTCGACCAAATGGCCCTTTTCCTTAATTTTTTTGTTATCCAGGAGGGGTGGCCCATTGACGTGGGAACCAcccatgatttatgcattttatatcatgtcatctatccattttttgaggTGGACTCACCAggactgtcacaccccaaactcggaaaccgggctcacaaaattttcgatcgccgaattcggcaccAACAGCCTCATGCGTGGACTCCAATGGTAGACCCGTCGATTGGCAAAACACCTTGGCCACAAATGAATGAGATGCTCCAGAATCAAACGACACATGCATAATACAAACGGAGacaggaagaataccctcgactacccCTCTagacgactgagggtcctgctgcgaggtataaaatctgccctgggtcgacaggggaggtgcatgtcccctctgcggtctctgctgctgctgttgctgctgcggcGACCTAACCTACTGCCTCTGCCGCTGCGGAGGAGGCCTCGAGGGCTGGTGCTACTGTCACTGCTACTGCTACTGCTGTGGAGGCTGATGTGGGGGTTGTTACGATACATCGACTGCTGCTGCTGCGAAGGATGAGGACACTCATGCCAACGATATCCTATCCTACTGCAACCAAAACATACTCCGGTGAATGGCCCTAAAAATGAGGCTGAATGCGCTATTGGTGCTCGAAAGCCTGAGCGACTGGTATGCCGACGGTGCTGTTGTTGACAGGAGCTACCGGAGGGTTccttcctctttcggtctcctcCCTGATCGTTGGTCCTCTGCAAGGTAATCTAATCATCCTCATAGACCAAGGCCCTCTGAACAACCTGGTCGAATGTAGTAAGCAAATGTCCAACCACACGGCTACGAAGGGCGGGACACAAGCCGTTCACAAAACGGCGGGCCTCCCGCCTCTCATCATCAATAAGATAGGTAGCAAATCGTGACAAAGCGACGAACCACGCCTCATACTAAGACACAGTCATATCCCCCTTAACAAGCATCTCGAACTCCAATGCTTGCTACTACTAAACGTGCttggggaagaacttctggtcgaattGACCCACGAAGTCCTCTCGGGTCCATACAAAATCTAGTCTGGTCGATCGGGAGAcggatgcccaccaatgctgagcctctccCTGAAGAAGAAAAACTGCCAATGGAACTCGCTGTTGCGGTGTGTACCGCATGgtgtcgaagatcttctccacctcggaacGCCACAACTCAGCTGTTGAAGGATCCAGCTCACCCCTGAAACGCGAGGGATCATGCTGACGAAAATCTCGTAGCAAAGAGCTCGCTCGCATCTGGTCTGCCTGCTCAGGAGTCTCTATTGGATTTATGCCCTGTCCCTGTAGGGCAGCGGTGACTGCTTGCAGCATCTACTGCAACTGCTCGGCtctgacaggagttggtatcaaagtataaCCCGGGAATAACTCAGGATGGCATCACATATCTGCTTCGAGCTTAGGAAAAGTAGTGTCCCGAACACGTACTCTTCCGATTTGGTTTTCTAACGTCCATCAGCCTTGGACACCTTTGTtgattttgtagacgatgccaccTAGACGAGGCACTAGAGGCACCTGTGGTGCTCGAGCAACTCGAGCGACCCGAGCATTTCCCGCTCCACCGATCAAGGATCTTATTCCTGAGCCTCCAGTTACTCCAATTCCCCCACCCGAGCCTGCTGTACCTATGCCAAAGGCTCCCACAGTTCTCGTGCCTCTGCCTAAGGCCACTGCAGCCCCTACATTTCCTACCATTCCAGTCGGAGCCGAGCAGTTACAGCATATGTTGCAAGCAGTCACCGCCGCCCTATAGGGACAAGGTAGACATCCAGTAGAGACTCCTGAGCAGGCAGACCAGATGCAAGTGAGTGCTCTGCTATGAGATTTTCGTCAGCATGATCCCCCGCGTTTCAGGGGTGAGCCGGATCCTTTAGCAACTGAGTTGTGGCGCTCCGAGGTGaaaagatattcgacaccatgcaATGCACACCACAGCAGTGAGTTCCATTGGCAGTTTTTTCTTCAAGGGGAGGCTCAACATTGGTAGGCATCCGTCTCCCGATCGACCAGAccaaattttatatggacctgggaggacttcgTGGATCgattcgaccagaagttcttccctgagcatgttcagtagcagcgagcgttggagttcgagACGCTTGTTCAGGGGGGATATGACTGTGTCTCAGTATGAGGCGCGCTTCATCGCTTTGTCCTGATTCGCTACCTATCTTGTTGATGATAAGAggcagaaggcccgccgttttgtgAACGACTTGCATCCCGCCCTTCGTAGCCGTGTGGTTGGACATTTGCTTACTACATTCGACCAGGTTGTTCAGAAGGCCTTGGTCTATAAGGACGATTAGGCTACCTTGCAGAGGACCCACGATCAGGGAGGAGACTGGAAGAAGAAGGCGCCCTCTGGTAACTCCCGTCAGCAGCAGCACCATCGGCGTACCAATCGCCCAGGCTTTCGAGCACCAGCAGTGCATTCAACCTCATCTTCAGGGCCATTCATCGGAGTTTGTTTTGGTTACAGTAAGACAGGACACCATAGGCATGAGTGTCCTCATCCTCTGTAGCAGCAGCAACTGAGGGTACCGCAGCAACCCCCGCATCAGCCTCtacagcagcgacagcagcaccAGCCCCCGAGGCCTcctccgcagcagcagaggcagcaagTTAGGCCGCCGCAGTGGCAACAGCAACAACAGAGATcgcagaggggacaggcacctcccctgCCGCCCGCTTGGGTTGCTCGGGTCGCTCGAGTGCCTCACCTAGGCAGCATGATCTACAAaaaagaacaaaggcgcctatcacCCTTGAGAACCCTTGCAGGCTCAGGCATTAGGGAACTAAActagaaggttacgcactcgggaCCTAATCATCCTATGTTCATAacaaatatgtgatgttgtcctgagttattcccaagttacggtctgataccaacttctgtcatgccctaaacttggaaatcgggctcacaaaatttctgattgccgaatccggtgccaacaacctccttagtaccccattctcggctccaagcacccatataccaggttctgatcctgggatcctataaacaggatttccaacgtacatttatctcataagaagcataaccataagcataacccacaaacaacaaccaacaacatcattacaaatccactatgatcaaaaactttaagtacaatgcataaagggaaatataatggatAACAAAAGGCTCTggaagctcagctgcacactcctgctcctgctcaactATGTCCTAGCGTCATG harbors:
- the LOC131218156 gene encoding uncharacterized protein LOC131218156, producing the protein MPPRRGTRGTCGARATRATRAFPAPPIKDLIPEPPVTPIPPPEPAVPMPKAPTVLVPLPKATAAPTFPTIPVGAEQLQHIGPTIREETGRRRRPLVTPVSSSTIGVPIAQAFEHQQCIQPHLQGHSSEFVLVTQQQLRVPQQPPHQPLQQRQQHQPPRPPPQQQRQQVRPPQWQQQQQRSQRGQAPPLPPAWVARVARVPHLGSMIYKKEQRRLSPLRTLAGSGIRELN